Proteins encoded within one genomic window of Camelina sativa cultivar DH55 chromosome 19, Cs, whole genome shotgun sequence:
- the LOC104764968 gene encoding protein trichome birefringence-like 1 produces MASDSFKHMSFHGVSAFSSITVEIKNFFSAVKPRKTSTFVYAFLITFVAFTVFIAFSPSPITVAPSISSYVLPNVTVSNLSNSSPSTLDSNFTTFRAPAPENLTAVTKNVTFEKTEPVAKNNTFQFKTDHAQENISCPDNKTDDDTVRDLDKHRPVKAPLSEVLAVNSTASPKRKQRRKSSLRKEIESLKNCEFFEGDWVRDDSYPLYKPGSCNLIDEQFNCILNGRPDVEFQKLKWKPKKCTLPRLNGGKLLEMIRGKRLVFVGDSLNRNMWESLVCILKGSVRDETQIFEAHGRHQFRWEAEYSFVFKDYSCTVEFYASPFLVREWEIMDKNGMKKETLRLDLVGKSSEQYKGADILVFNTGHWWTHDKTSKGEDYYQEGSNVYRKLDVDEAFRKALTTWGRWVDKNVNPKKSLVFFRGYSPSHFSGGQWNAGGACDDETEPIKNETYLAPYMLKMEILERVLRGMKAPVTYLNITRLTDYRKDAHPSIYRKQKLTAEESKSPLLYQDCSHWCLPGVPDSWNEILYAELLVKLNQLGGKRRRKP; encoded by the exons ATGGCGTCGGACTCTTTCAAGCATATGTCTTTCCACGGCGTCTCCGCCTTCTCCTCCATAACCGTcgaaatcaaaaactttttctcCGCCGTGAAACCGAGAAAAACCTCGACTTTTGTCTACGCCTTCCTTATAACATTCGTTGCCTTCACTGTTTTCATAGCCTTTAGTCCTTCTCCCATCACAGTCGCTCCTTCCATCTCTTCGTATGTTCTTCCTAACGTTACTGTCTCGAATCTATCCAACTCTTCACCGTCGACCCTCGATTCCAATTTCACCACATTCCGAGCACCGGCGCCGGAAAATCTGACGGCAGTTACTAAAAACGTAACCTTTGAGAAAACAGAACCGGTTGCTAAAAACAACACTTTTCAGTTCAAGACCGATCATGCACAGGAAAACATTTCGTGTCCTGACAACAAGACTGATGATGATACTGTTCGAGATTTGGACAAACATCGACCCGTGAAAGCACCTCTGTCGGAGGTTCTAGCAGTTAATTCAACAGCTTCTCCGAAGcgaaaacagaggaggaagtcGTCGCTGAGAAAAGAGATCGAGTCTCTGAAGAATTGCGAGTTCTTCGAGGGAGATTGGGTCAGAGACGATTCGTATCCGCTTTACAAACCAGGTTCGTGTAATCTGATCGATGAACAGTTTAATTGTATTCTCAACGGAAGACCTGACGTGGAATTCCAGAAGTTGAAGTGGAAACCAAAGAAATGCACTTTACCAAG atTAAATGGAGGGAAATTGCTGGAGATGATTAGAGGAAAAAggcttgtgtttgttggagATTCACTAAATAGAAACATGTGGGAGTCTTTGGTTTGTATTCTTAAAGGATCAGTGAGAGATGAGACTCAAATCTTTGAGGCTCATGGAAGGCATCAGTTCCGTTGGGAAGCTGAGTACTCTTTCGTTTTCAAA GATTATAGTTGCACTGTGGAGTTCTATGCATCGCCTTTCTTGGTTCGAGAATGGGAAATTATGGACAAGAacgggatgaagaaggagacTTTGCGGTTAGATTTGGTCGGGAAGTCATCGGAGCAGTACAAAGGAGCAGATATTCTTGTGTTCAATACCGGACATTGGTGGACTCATGATAAAACTTCCAAAGG GGAGGATTATTATCAAGAAGGGAGCAATGTTTACCGGAAACTAGACGTGGATGAAGCTTTCCGTAAAGCATTGACAACTTGGGGTCGATGGGTTGATAAGAATGTGAATCCAAAGAAATCACTTGTTTTTTTTCGCGGTTACTCCCCGTCACATTTCAG CGGTGGGCAATGGAACGCGGGAGGAGCATGCGATGATGAAACAGAACCGATAAAGAACGAGACTTACCTAGCTCCTTACATGCTGAAAATGGAGATACTTGAAAGAGTTCTCAGGGGAATGAAAGCGCCTGTCACGTATCTCAACATAACGAGGTTAACGGATTACAGGAAGGACGCTCACCCGTCGATATACCGGAAACAGAAACTAACCGCGGAAGAAAGTAAATCACCATTATTGTACCAAGACTGTAGCCACTGGTGTCTCCCTGGGGTGCCTGATTCTTGGAACGAAATTCTCTATGCCGAGTTGCTCGTTAAACTTAACCAGCTTGGCGGCAAAAGACGGCGGAAACCTTAG
- the LOC104764966 gene encoding activator of 90 kDa heat shock protein ATPase homolog isoform X2 — MAKFGEGDKRWIVEDRPDGTNVHNWHWSETNCLDWSRNFFTKQFSGVVILAGEGNLFIKVTKIDKVEGEAYVNVRKGKIIPGYELNVSLSWEGEAKDSDGKTLLKADGLVEMPYISDENADEDPEIRFTVKDEGPIGKTLKEAMVKKGKSIILEKVRVYVEAMAKGGPCRDELETKKVAPKSVAAGSASVAVEKSGGGVPAAAAAVESKVVKEKKTVKTKEGFKTITMTEKFSCRAKDLYEILMDENRWKGFTQSNAKISKDVNGPISLFDGSVTGLNVELEEGKLIVQKWRFGSWPDGLDSTVKIVFKEPEPGVTVVNLTHTDVPEEDRYGNATVVENTERGWRDLIFHRIRAVFGFGM, encoded by the exons ATGGCAAAGTTCGGCGAAGGTGACAAACGATGGATCGTAGAAGAC AGACCCGACGGCACCAACGTCCATAACTGGCACTGGTCCGAAACCAATTGCCTTGACTGGTCTCGCAACTTCTTCACCAAACAATTCTCCGGCGTTGTTATCCTCGCCGGCGAAGGCAATCTCTTCATCAAGGTCACTAAGATCGACAAGGTCGAAGGCGAGGCTTACGTGAATGTACGCAAGGGGAAGATCATCCCTGGCTACGAGCTTAACGTCTCTTTGTCTTGGGAAGGCGAGGCGAAAGATTCCGATGGCAAGACGCTGCTGAAAGCTGATGGATTGGTTGAGATGCCTTATATCTCCGATGAGAATGCTGATGAAGATCCGGAGATTAGGTTTACGGTGAAGGACGAAGGACCTATTGGGAAGACTTTGAAGGAGGCTATGGTGAAGAAGGGGAAATCGATTATTCTTGAGAAGGTTAGGGTTTATGTTGAGGCTATGGCTAAAGGGGGTCCTTGTAGGGATGAGTTGGAGACGAAGAAGGTTGCGCCTAAATCTGTAGCGGCTGGATCAGCTTCAGTTGCGGTGGAGAAGTCTGGTGGTGGTGTccctgctgctgctgctgcggtGGAGAGTAAGgtagtgaaggagaagaagactgTGAAGACTAAGGAAGGGTTTAAGACAATTACTATGACTGAGAAGTTTAGTTGCAGAGCTAAGGATTTGTATGAGATTCTTATGGATGAGAATCGCTGGAAAGGTTTTACGCAGAGTAATGCTAAGATTAGTAAAGATGTTAATGGTCCGATTAGTCTCTTTGATGGGTCTGTCACTGGGTTGAATGTGGAGCTAGAAGAAGGCAAATTGATTGTTCAGAAGTGGAGATTTGGGAGCTGGCCTGATGGTCTTGATTCTACG GTGAAGATTGTCTTCAAGGAGCCTGAACCAGGAGTCACGGTTGTCAATCTCACTCACACTGACGTTCCTGAAGAGGATAG GTATGGGAATGCGACTGTGGTGGAAAACACTGAGAGAGGATGGAGAGATCTAATATTCCATAGGATCCGTGCagtttttggatttggaatgtga
- the LOC104764964 gene encoding kinesin-like protein KIN-7K, chloroplastic isoform X2, whose translation MASRQGPKSRKGGSSNLKGADSTASSTTSSSKLYQETSIDGHSSPASSSAQSKQQFFSPDSLPQSAQRSKENVTVTVRFRPLSPREIRQGEEVAWYADGETIVRNEHNPTIAYAYDRVFGPTTTTRNVYDIAAHHVVNGAMEGINGTIFAYGVTSSGKTHTMHGDQRSPGIIPLAVKDAFSIIQETPNREFLLRISYMEIYNEVVNDLLNPAGQNLRIREDKQGTFVEGIKEEVVLSAAHALSLIAAGEEQRHVGSTNFNLLSSRSHTIFTLTIESSPLGDKNKGEAVHLSQLNLVDLAGSESSKVETSGLRRKEGSYINKSLLTLGTVISKLTDVRASHVPYRDSKLTRILQSSLSGHDRVSLICTVTPASSSSEETHNTLKFAHRAKHIEIQAEQNKIIDEKSLIKKYQHEIRQLKEELEQLKQLEDGQVKLQSRLEEEEEAKAALLSRIQRLTKLILVSTKNPQASRLPHRFNPRRRHSFGEEELAYLPYKRRDMMDDEHLDLYVSVEGNNETRDSPYREEKKTRKHGLLNWLKPKKRDHSSSASDQSSVVKSNSTPSTPQGGGSNLHTESRLSEGSPLMEQLSDPRDDREALEDSSHEMEIPETSIKLSDELDLLREQKKILSEEAALQSSSLKRLSDEAAKSPQNEEIEEEIKVLNDDIKAKNDQITALEKQILDFVMTSYEALDKSDIMQVVAELRDQLDEKSFELQVKAADNRIIQETLNQKTCECEVLQDEVANLKQQLSDTLELAQGTKIEELKQKAKELSESKEQLELRNRKLAEESSYAKGLASAAAVELKALSEEVAKLMNQNERLAAELATQKSPVAQRNKTGTPTNVRNNGRRESLVKRQEQETSSMELKRELRMSKERELSYEAALVERDEREAELERIVEETKQREAYLENELASMWVLVSKLRSSQGADSEISDSISETRQTEQTDRSF comes from the exons ATGGCATCTAGACAAGGACCAAAGTCGAGAAAAGGAGGGTCTAGCAATTTGAAGGGTGCTGATTCTACTGCATCTTCAACAACCTCTTCTTCGAAGCTTTATCAAGAGACATCTATTGATGGCCATAGCTCTCCGGCTTCTTCATCTGCTCAGAGCAAGCAGCAGTTCTTCTCACCTGATTCCTTACCACAAAGTGCTCAGCGTTCCAAAGAAAACGTCACAGTGACAGTTCGCTTTCGCCCACTCAG TCCAAGAGAAATTCGCCAAGGGGAGGAAGTCGCATGGTATGCAGATGGGGAAACAATTGTGCGAAATGAGCATAATCCAACAATAGCTTATGCCTATG ACCGTGTCTTTGGACCCACAACCACAACACGCAACGTTTATGATATTGCTGCACACCATGTTGTTAATGGGGCTATGGAGGGGATAAATG GGACCATTTTTGCATATGGAGTGACAAGCAGTGGAAAGACTCACACAATGCAC GGTGACCAGAGATCTCCTGGTATTATACCGTTAGCAGTGAAAGATGCTTTCAGCATCATCCAAGAG ACTCCTAATCGAGAATTTCTTCTGCGTATTTCCTACATGGAAATATATAATGAG GTTGTCAATGATTTGTTGAATCCAGCAGGACAAAATTTGAGGATCAGAGAAGACAAGCAG GGAACCTTTGTCGAAGGgattaaagaagaagttgtTTTATCTGCGGCTCATGCGCTTTCTCTTATTGCAGCTGGAGAAG AGCAACGACATGTGGGATCcacaaattttaatttgctgagCAGCCGGAGCCATACAATATTTACGTTG ACGATAGAAAGTAGTCCCTTAGGTGACAAGAATAAAGGAGAAGCTGTACATCTCTCCCAGCTG AACCTCGTTGATCTGGCAGGTTCCGAGAGTTCAAAGGTTGAAACCAGTGGTTTAAGACGCAAGGAAGGATCATATATCAATAAAAGTTTGCTGACTTTAGGGACT GTGATATCAAAGCTTACGGATGTGAGGGCTTCACATGTACCATACAGAGACTCTAAGTTAACCAGGATCCTTCAGTCCTCATTGAGTGGTCATGACCGAGTATCT CTCATTTGTACAGTGACTCCTGCATCAAGCAGTTCAGAAGAAACACACAACACTTTAAAATTTGCTCATCGTGCAAAGCATATTGAGATTCAAGCTGAACAAAACAAG ATAATTGAtgagaaatcattaatcaagaagtACCAACACGAGATTCGCCAACTGAAGGAGGAGTTGGAACAGCTTAAACAG CTAGAAGATGGTCAAGTCAAGCTACAATCCAGacttgaagaagaggaagaagctaaaGCAGCTCTCTTGAGTCGAATCCAACGGTTGACGAAACTAATTTTGGTGTCGACTAAAAATCCACAAGCATCTCGATTACCTCACCGCTTTAATCCTCGGAGGAGACATtcatttggtgaagaagag CTTGCTTACCTACCATACAAGAGGCGGGACATGATGGACGATGAACACCTTGACCTGTATGTTTCTGTGGAGGGAAATAATGAGACTAGAGATAGTCCGtatagagaagaaaagaagacccGGAAGCATGGATTATTAAACTGGTTAAAGCCTAAG AAAAGAGATCACAGTTCAAGTGCCAGTGACCAGTCAAGTGTGGTCAAATCTAATAGCACACCATCAACTCCTCAAGGGGGAGGCAGTAATCTGCACACAGAATCAAGACTTTCAGAAGGCTCGCCTTTGATGGAACAACTCTCAGATCCTAGGGATGACAGAGAAGCTTTAGAAGACAGTTCTCATGAAATGGAGATTCCGGAG ACGAGCATTAAATTGAGCGATGAGTTGGATCTCTTGAGGGAACAGAAAAAGATTTTATCTGAAGAGGCAGCGCTGCAATCAAGTTCCTTAAAACGATTGTCAGATGAGGCTGCAAAGTCCCCTCAAAATGAAGAGATTGAA GAGGAAATTAAAGTACTCAATGACGACATCAAAGCAAAGAATGACCAGATTACAGCGTTGGAGAAACAAATCTTGGATTTTGTTATGACATCATATGAGGCATTGGATAAATCTGATATCATGCAG GTAGTTGCTGAGCTAAGGGATCAACTTGATGAGAAATCTTTTGAACTCCAG GTTAAAGCTGCAGATAATCGCATCATTCAAGAAACACTCAATCAAAAG ACATGTGAATGTGAAGTTTTGCAAGACGAAGTTGCAAACCTAAAGCAGCAGCTCTCTGATACCCTGGAACTAGCACAG GGAACTAAGATTGAAGAGCTGAAACAGAAAGCTAAGGAACTAAGTGAATCAAAGGAGCAATTAGAACTCCGAAACAGGAAACTTGCAGAAGAAAGTTCATATGCAAAAGGTCTTGCATCAGCAGCTGCAGTTGAGCTCAAGGCATTATCCGAAGAAGTGGCAAAGCTTATGAATCAAAACGAGAGACTAGCAGCTGAGCTGGCAACACAAAAGAGCCCAGTCGCGCAACGTAACAAGACAGGAACACCAACAAATGTAAGAAACAACGGTAGAAGAGAGAGTCTTGTAAAGAGGCAAGAACAAGAAACCTCATCAATGGAGCTGAAGAGAGAACTGAGGATGAGCAAGGAACGTGAGTTATCATATGAAGCTGCACTTGTtgaaagagatgagagagaagCTGAGCTCGAAAGGATAGTAGAAGAAACGAAACAGAGAGAAGCATATCTGGAGAATGAGCTTGCTAGTATGTGGGTTCTTGTTTCTAAGTTGAGAAGTTCTCAAGGAGCTGATTCTGAAATCTCAGATTCTATATCAGAGACACGACAAACCGAACAAACAGACCGATCATTTTga
- the LOC104764964 gene encoding kinesin-like protein KIN-7K, chloroplastic isoform X1, whose translation MASRQGPKSRKGGSSNLKGADSTASSTTSSSKLYQETSIDGHSSPASSSAQSKQQFFSPDSLPQSAQRSKENVTVTVRFRPLSPREIRQGEEVAWYADGETIVRNEHNPTIAYAYDRVFGPTTTTRNVYDIAAHHVVNGAMEGINGTIFAYGVTSSGKTHTMHGDQRSPGIIPLAVKDAFSIIQETPNREFLLRISYMEIYNEVVNDLLNPAGQNLRIREDKQGTFVEGIKEEVVLSAAHALSLIAAGEEQRHVGSTNFNLLSSRSHTIFTLTIESSPLGDKNKGEAVHLSQLNLVDLAGSESSKVETSGLRRKEGSYINKSLLTLGTVISKLTDVRASHVPYRDSKLTRILQSSLSGHDRVSLICTVTPASSSSEETHNTLKFAHRAKHIEIQAEQNKIIDEKSLIKKYQHEIRQLKEELEQLKQVIVPVTQLKDIGADDIILLKQKLEDGQVKLQSRLEEEEEAKAALLSRIQRLTKLILVSTKNPQASRLPHRFNPRRRHSFGEEELAYLPYKRRDMMDDEHLDLYVSVEGNNETRDSPYREEKKTRKHGLLNWLKPKKRDHSSSASDQSSVVKSNSTPSTPQGGGSNLHTESRLSEGSPLMEQLSDPRDDREALEDSSHEMEIPETSIKLSDELDLLREQKKILSEEAALQSSSLKRLSDEAAKSPQNEEIEEEIKVLNDDIKAKNDQITALEKQILDFVMTSYEALDKSDIMQVVAELRDQLDEKSFELQVKAADNRIIQETLNQKTCECEVLQDEVANLKQQLSDTLELAQGTKIEELKQKAKELSESKEQLELRNRKLAEESSYAKGLASAAAVELKALSEEVAKLMNQNERLAAELATQKSPVAQRNKTGTPTNVRNNGRRESLVKRQEQETSSMELKRELRMSKERELSYEAALVERDEREAELERIVEETKQREAYLENELASMWVLVSKLRSSQGADSEISDSISETRQTEQTDRSF comes from the exons ATGGCATCTAGACAAGGACCAAAGTCGAGAAAAGGAGGGTCTAGCAATTTGAAGGGTGCTGATTCTACTGCATCTTCAACAACCTCTTCTTCGAAGCTTTATCAAGAGACATCTATTGATGGCCATAGCTCTCCGGCTTCTTCATCTGCTCAGAGCAAGCAGCAGTTCTTCTCACCTGATTCCTTACCACAAAGTGCTCAGCGTTCCAAAGAAAACGTCACAGTGACAGTTCGCTTTCGCCCACTCAG TCCAAGAGAAATTCGCCAAGGGGAGGAAGTCGCATGGTATGCAGATGGGGAAACAATTGTGCGAAATGAGCATAATCCAACAATAGCTTATGCCTATG ACCGTGTCTTTGGACCCACAACCACAACACGCAACGTTTATGATATTGCTGCACACCATGTTGTTAATGGGGCTATGGAGGGGATAAATG GGACCATTTTTGCATATGGAGTGACAAGCAGTGGAAAGACTCACACAATGCAC GGTGACCAGAGATCTCCTGGTATTATACCGTTAGCAGTGAAAGATGCTTTCAGCATCATCCAAGAG ACTCCTAATCGAGAATTTCTTCTGCGTATTTCCTACATGGAAATATATAATGAG GTTGTCAATGATTTGTTGAATCCAGCAGGACAAAATTTGAGGATCAGAGAAGACAAGCAG GGAACCTTTGTCGAAGGgattaaagaagaagttgtTTTATCTGCGGCTCATGCGCTTTCTCTTATTGCAGCTGGAGAAG AGCAACGACATGTGGGATCcacaaattttaatttgctgagCAGCCGGAGCCATACAATATTTACGTTG ACGATAGAAAGTAGTCCCTTAGGTGACAAGAATAAAGGAGAAGCTGTACATCTCTCCCAGCTG AACCTCGTTGATCTGGCAGGTTCCGAGAGTTCAAAGGTTGAAACCAGTGGTTTAAGACGCAAGGAAGGATCATATATCAATAAAAGTTTGCTGACTTTAGGGACT GTGATATCAAAGCTTACGGATGTGAGGGCTTCACATGTACCATACAGAGACTCTAAGTTAACCAGGATCCTTCAGTCCTCATTGAGTGGTCATGACCGAGTATCT CTCATTTGTACAGTGACTCCTGCATCAAGCAGTTCAGAAGAAACACACAACACTTTAAAATTTGCTCATCGTGCAAAGCATATTGAGATTCAAGCTGAACAAAACAAG ATAATTGAtgagaaatcattaatcaagaagtACCAACACGAGATTCGCCAACTGAAGGAGGAGTTGGAACAGCTTAAACAGGTAATTGTACCAGTTACTCAGTTGAAAGATATTGGTGCAGATGATATTATTCTCCTGAAGCAGAAG CTAGAAGATGGTCAAGTCAAGCTACAATCCAGacttgaagaagaggaagaagctaaaGCAGCTCTCTTGAGTCGAATCCAACGGTTGACGAAACTAATTTTGGTGTCGACTAAAAATCCACAAGCATCTCGATTACCTCACCGCTTTAATCCTCGGAGGAGACATtcatttggtgaagaagag CTTGCTTACCTACCATACAAGAGGCGGGACATGATGGACGATGAACACCTTGACCTGTATGTTTCTGTGGAGGGAAATAATGAGACTAGAGATAGTCCGtatagagaagaaaagaagacccGGAAGCATGGATTATTAAACTGGTTAAAGCCTAAG AAAAGAGATCACAGTTCAAGTGCCAGTGACCAGTCAAGTGTGGTCAAATCTAATAGCACACCATCAACTCCTCAAGGGGGAGGCAGTAATCTGCACACAGAATCAAGACTTTCAGAAGGCTCGCCTTTGATGGAACAACTCTCAGATCCTAGGGATGACAGAGAAGCTTTAGAAGACAGTTCTCATGAAATGGAGATTCCGGAG ACGAGCATTAAATTGAGCGATGAGTTGGATCTCTTGAGGGAACAGAAAAAGATTTTATCTGAAGAGGCAGCGCTGCAATCAAGTTCCTTAAAACGATTGTCAGATGAGGCTGCAAAGTCCCCTCAAAATGAAGAGATTGAA GAGGAAATTAAAGTACTCAATGACGACATCAAAGCAAAGAATGACCAGATTACAGCGTTGGAGAAACAAATCTTGGATTTTGTTATGACATCATATGAGGCATTGGATAAATCTGATATCATGCAG GTAGTTGCTGAGCTAAGGGATCAACTTGATGAGAAATCTTTTGAACTCCAG GTTAAAGCTGCAGATAATCGCATCATTCAAGAAACACTCAATCAAAAG ACATGTGAATGTGAAGTTTTGCAAGACGAAGTTGCAAACCTAAAGCAGCAGCTCTCTGATACCCTGGAACTAGCACAG GGAACTAAGATTGAAGAGCTGAAACAGAAAGCTAAGGAACTAAGTGAATCAAAGGAGCAATTAGAACTCCGAAACAGGAAACTTGCAGAAGAAAGTTCATATGCAAAAGGTCTTGCATCAGCAGCTGCAGTTGAGCTCAAGGCATTATCCGAAGAAGTGGCAAAGCTTATGAATCAAAACGAGAGACTAGCAGCTGAGCTGGCAACACAAAAGAGCCCAGTCGCGCAACGTAACAAGACAGGAACACCAACAAATGTAAGAAACAACGGTAGAAGAGAGAGTCTTGTAAAGAGGCAAGAACAAGAAACCTCATCAATGGAGCTGAAGAGAGAACTGAGGATGAGCAAGGAACGTGAGTTATCATATGAAGCTGCACTTGTtgaaagagatgagagagaagCTGAGCTCGAAAGGATAGTAGAAGAAACGAAACAGAGAGAAGCATATCTGGAGAATGAGCTTGCTAGTATGTGGGTTCTTGTTTCTAAGTTGAGAAGTTCTCAAGGAGCTGATTCTGAAATCTCAGATTCTATATCAGAGACACGACAAACCGAACAAACAGACCGATCATTTTga
- the LOC104764966 gene encoding activator of 90 kDa heat shock protein ATPase homolog isoform X1 — translation MAKFGEGDKRWIVEDRPDGTNVHNWHWSETNCLDWSRNFFTKQFSGVVILAGEGNLFIKVTKIDKVEGEAYVNVRKGKIIPGYELNVSLSWEGEAKDSDGKTLLKADGLVEMPYISDENADEDPEIRFTVKDEGPIGKTLKEAMVKKGKSIILEKVRVYVEAMAKGGPCRDELETKKVAPKSVAAGSASVAVEKSGGGVPAAAAAVESKVVKEKKTVKTKEGFKTITMTEKFSCRAKDLYEILMDENRWKGFTQSNAKISKDVNGPISLFDGSVTGLNVELEEGKLIVQKWRFGSWPDGLDSTVKIVFKEPEPGVTVVNLTHTDVPEEDRYGNATVVENTERGWRDLIFHRIRAVFGFGM, via the exons ATGGCAAAGTTCGGCGAAGGTGACAAACGATGGATCGTAGAAGACAGACCCGACGGCACCAACGTCCATAACTGGCACTGGTCCGAAACCAATTGCCTTGACTGGTCTCGCAACTTCTTCACCAAACAATTCTCCGGCGTTGTTATCCTCGCCGGCGAAGGCAATCTCTTCATCAAGGTCACTAAGATCGACAAGGTCGAAGGCGAGGCTTACGTGAATGTACGCAAGGGGAAGATCATCCCTGGCTACGAGCTTAACGTCTCTTTGTCTTGGGAAGGCGAGGCGAAAGATTCCGATGGCAAGACGCTGCTGAAAGCTGATGGATTGGTTGAGATGCCTTATATCTCCGATGAGAATGCTGATGAAGATCCGGAGATTAGGTTTACGGTGAAGGACGAAGGACCTATTGGGAAGACTTTGAAGGAGGCTATGGTGAAGAAGGGGAAATCGATTATTCTTGAGAAGGTTAGGGTTTATGTTGAGGCTATGGCTAAAGGGGGTCCTTGTAGGGATGAGTTGGAGACGAAGAAGGTTGCGCCTAAATCTGTAGCGGCTGGATCAGCTTCAGTTGCGGTGGAGAAGTCTGGTGGTGGTGTccctgctgctgctgctgcggtGGAGAGTAAGgtagtgaaggagaagaagactgTGAAGACTAAGGAAGGGTTTAAGACAATTACTATGACTGAGAAGTTTAGTTGCAGAGCTAAGGATTTGTATGAGATTCTTATGGATGAGAATCGCTGGAAAGGTTTTACGCAGAGTAATGCTAAGATTAGTAAAGATGTTAATGGTCCGATTAGTCTCTTTGATGGGTCTGTCACTGGGTTGAATGTGGAGCTAGAAGAAGGCAAATTGATTGTTCAGAAGTGGAGATTTGGGAGCTGGCCTGATGGTCTTGATTCTACG GTGAAGATTGTCTTCAAGGAGCCTGAACCAGGAGTCACGGTTGTCAATCTCACTCACACTGACGTTCCTGAAGAGGATAG GTATGGGAATGCGACTGTGGTGGAAAACACTGAGAGAGGATGGAGAGATCTAATATTCCATAGGATCCGTGCagtttttggatttggaatgtga
- the LOC104764967 gene encoding geranylgeranyl transferase type-2 subunit beta 2-like codes for MDGLGKSLILIMIDRVHCIEKAKLVKFILDSQDMDNGGISDRPEDAVDIFHTYFGVAGLFLLEYPGVKSIDPAYALPVHVINRIPFS; via the exons ATGGACGGCCTAGGAAAGAGCCTGAT CTTAATCATGATCGATAGAGTTCACTGTATCGAGAAAGCAAAGCTTGTCAAGTTCATCTTGGACTCTCAG GACATGGATAACGGAGGCATCTCAGATAGACCCGAAGATGCTGTTGATATCTTCCACACCTACTTTGGAGTTGCGG GGCTCTTTCTTCTGGAGTATCCTGGAGTCAAATCAATTGATCCTGCCTACGCTTTACCTGTCCATGTCATCAACCGGATTCCCTTCTCCTAG
- the LOC104764965 gene encoding DNA-3-methyladenine glycosylase-like, which translates to MKTPTRRSKKRVDEESGGPNVTNPRVAVVLRTRKTKNCSKSRAVRVKPEDPKSPTTSDSEMKLMPPEFFQIDALDLAPRLLGKFLRRDNVVLRITEVEAYRPNDSACHGRFGITQRTAPVFGPGGHAYVYLCYGLHMMLNIVADKEGVGAAVLIRSCSPVSGLETIQERRGLKTDKPVLLNGPGKVGQALGLSTEWSHHPLYSPGGLELLDGGEDVEKIVVGPRVGIDYALPQHVNALWRFAIADTPWISAPKNTLKPPL; encoded by the exons ATGAAAACGCCGACTCGTCGATCGAAGAAGCGGGTTGATGAGGAATCGGGAGGGCCCAATGTTACAAACCCCCGAGTAGCAGTAGTCCTACGGACACGAAAGACAAAAAACTGTTCCAAGAGTCGAGCCGTTCGGGTCAAACCCGAAGACCCAAAGTCCCCCACCACCTCCGACTCCGAGATGAAGCTAATGCCTCCTGAGTTCTTTCAAATCGACGCCCTTGATCTTGCGCCACGTTTGCTTGGGAAGTTCCTAAGGAGAGACAACGTCGTGCTGCGAATTACTGAG GTAGAAGCTTATAGACCAAATGATTCAGCTTGCCATGGACGATTTGGGATCACTCAACGGACGGCACCAGTT tttggaCCAGGAGGACATGCTTATGTTTATCTATGTTATGGTCTCCATATGATGCTCAATATTGTTGCTGATAAGGAAGGTGTTGGAGCTGCTGTTTTGATACGGTCTTGTTCTCCTGTTTCCG GACTTGAGACCATACAGGAGCGCCGTGGCCTGAAAACTGACAAACCCGTTCTTTTAAATGGACCAGGAAAG GTGGGACAAGCGCTTGGACTCTCAACAGAATGGTCTCATCATCCACTTTATTCTCCGG GAGGATTGGAGCTTCTGGATGGAGGAGAAGACGTGGAGAAAATAGTGGTTGGTCCTCGCGTTGGAATAGATTACGCATTGCCTCAACATGTCAATGCCTTGTGGAGATTTGCTATTGCAGACACTCCATGGATTAGTGCTCCTAAGAACACTCTTAAGCCTCCTCTCTaa